In the Onychostoma macrolepis isolate SWU-2019 chromosome 08, ASM1243209v1, whole genome shotgun sequence genome, agtctcttatggtcatcaaggctacatttatttgatcaaaaatacagtaaaaacggtcaaattttaaaatatttttctgttcattttctgttttaataggctatatttaaaaatgtaatttatttctgtgatggcaaagctacatTGTCGGGATCatcactccagtctttagtgttacatgattcttcagaaaacattctaatatgctgatttggtgctcaaggaacatttcttcttatcaatgttgaaaatagctttgctgcttaatattaatatgtGGAAACCATATGATACATTTTCTTCAAGATTAGCATTAATAATAGGAAGTTCAAAGTtcaacagaacagcatttacttgaaatataaatacaaatcttaaagACAAAACACTATAATTGTCTTTAGAGTAACTTTTGATctatttaatgtgtccttgctgaataaaaatattaaattctttgaaaagaaaaaaaaaaaaatcacgctCACCCTAAACTTTTAGAAGTTTAAAAGCATCAAAAATAGTTCAAATAAGTAAGAccgctaaaaaaaaaaaataaaaaaaaaattgagcttCTCATATCTTTTCAATtaaccttttattttattaaaacacttgtgaattttatataattgtatatatattatataaatacaaccGCTAGTTCCGGTTAATTCCcgtaggtggcgacaagtgactGCATTACTAGGCAAGTATATTGACTGATTCATTCTTTATgagtgaatcagtgaatcaatTTCATTCAACCGATTCCTTCAAAAACCCTGATTCAATGAGCAACGGCCTACTGGTCCTCAGTTTGGAACTTTTTTTGGCggagcaaaaataaacaaaggcAACCTTACCTGGAAAATGTAAGTGATGCaaaattaacttcttgtttactgCACTTTTGTATAAAGTTGTACCTGGCTCTCTCTGGTCTGTATCTGAATCCCTCCCTCTCCAGACACTTGCACGGCTTTGACCCTCTGCTGCTCGCTCTGCTCTAACCATCCAGAGTGACGCAAAGTGAAGCTTTCTGAGCCATAATTCGGCTCCAGCACACTCAGCTCCATCAGGTACTTGAGCTTCAGGCTGCGTTCACCCGCCGAGCATCTGCCCAGCTTCTTTAAGAAACGCTTCAGCGTTTTTCGGATCTGATACCGGGCCAGGCGACTCATGCGCTGTATATCTTGTCTGTGGGTCTCTGGGAGGCAGGACTTGTAGCTGGAATGGGATTTTTGAATTGGTTAATGCAACTTGAATATTTAAATTCTATGTTGAATGTACAGAACATTTCTGTATAGCTCTATCCATCCATTTACATGAGACTTTCTCAGTTTCTCATGTTGTATTTCTCATACCTTGTTGTACTGCAGATCTCACCAAGGCTCTGGTTTCTCTCTTTGGCCATACGCCACAGATCTAGCACTGCCATTCCCAAACATTCCTGCTGCAAACTCAAAGCAGGAGAAATCCCACCACGTCCAGACACAAAATCACTGCGGGCCTTAAAACAGAAAGACAGATGGGAAGGTAAATGATTCTGAACAGTTGAGTCAGCATATTTATGGCACCTTAATTATTAGAatcatttttacattcattcatggctttcaaaataatgttcagttgcCTCTCGAGAAGCCAATGACAGATTATTGTCTACTCATACCTGAGCAAAAAGATAGTCGATGACACAGTAGTCCAGCGCAGCACAGATTCGTCCTCTGCTGAGTCTAAAGCGGTACGATGCTTTGGACCCTTGACCGAACCAGCTTGAGAAGAAAAACcttaaacaaacagaaaaaaagcttTACAGTTACAGAaaatgttcacattttaaaacaagcttTTTACTTTCTCATTCTTTAATCTGTCCACTAACaattattttactatttgtatactattatagtatttattaatattttgaattagccttgatttttttgttttgttttcagtgtttattttaattttagaaattatcttatttcagctttatttcagttactaaAACTGAATTCTAATAATTTCCTTTTGATTATCAATAATGCAATGGTCACATCAGTGCATCACAGAAGAATTCTGTGATTTTAACATATAAAATCATATATTGTTTTTGATGACATTCTGTAGTGCAAATGACTAATGGAAATGATATCggcctcctttgtcttactaaGTCTAATTAAATATAGTATTTTGTGTATCCTAAAtacaaacaatgaaaaaatatattttttgcatgatTTGACGAAATGAttggaaaaaaatgtacaaagaaaatatCCTGTTATTGTGCATCATATTTTATCTTTTGTTCTTAACACATTATGTATcatatttatcttatttacatgCTCTTCACTGACACTGTTGTCTTCCTGGTAAGCAAGTGTACTAACTTCTGAAAACAACATTATTAGGGCCAACATTTATGtttgtgatggaaatgacaccaaaataaacactgatataaataattttcaaaccATAAATATTGAAATTGCAGATTAGTGTTAATTCACTTTAGTTTAAAATTTAGAGTTTAtgattatttcagttttaaatcatcattgtttttaaaacatattaagaTGGGTCAGGTGAAAgcttaaaaacaatcaaatctTTACATATCAGGCATTTGCAAATTAAATTTATGGCACGAGTAGTTAAATTAAGAATTCCAAATGTTCATTATTAAgctatttgtaaataaaatatatgattattACAGCTTTTTTACCTCACTCTGTAGTGAACTTTGACATTCTCCTCACTCTTAAAAACGTGAGTTGGTGGATACCAGTATGAAAGGTCTTCTGATGCCAAAGCAAACAGGTTGTGGAACACAGGAAGAATtcctaaaaatagaaatattccATTCAGGTTGTTGTAAGGTTGGTGCACAACTCTttaaatatacactgaacaaaattataaatgcaacacttttgtttttgctcccatttttcatgagctgaactcaaagatctaaaactttttctatgtacacaaaaggcctatttctctcaaatattgttcacaaatctgtctaaatctgtgttagtgagcacttctcctttgccgagatactccatccacctcacaggtgtggcatatcaagatgctgattattattattgacagcatgattattgcacaggtgtgccttaggctggccacaataaaaggccactctaaaatgtgtgttttatcacacagcacaatgccacagatgtcaattgcaattggcatgctgactgcaggaatgtccaccagagctgttgcccgtgaattgaatgttcatttctctaccataagccgtctccaaaggcgtttcagagaatttggcagtacatccaaccggcctcacaaccgcagaccacgtgtaaccacaccagcccaggacctccacatccagcatcttcacctccaagatcgtctgagaccagccacctggacagctgctgcaacaatcggtttgcataaccaaagaatttctgcacaaactgtcagaaaacGTCTCAGgaaagctcatctgcatgctcgtcgtcctcatcggggtctcgacctgactgcagttcgtcgtaaccgacttgagtgggcaaatgctcacattcgacggcgtctggcactttggagagatgttctcttcacggatgaatcccggttatCACTGTACagggcgtcgtgtgggtgagcggttttcTGATGTCAACGTTGGGGATCGAGTGGCCTATGGAGGCGGTGGGGTTAtagtatgggcaggcgtatgttatggacaacgaacacaagtgcattttattgatggcattttgaatgcagagataccgtgacgagatcctgaggctcATTGTTGTGCCactcatccacgaccatcacctcatgttccTCATgctgataatgcacggccccatgttgcaaggatctgtacacaattcccgGAAGCTGAAatcatcccagttcttgcatggccagcatactcaccggacatgtcacccattgagcatgtttgggatgctctggatcggtgTATACGACaacgtgttccagttcctgccaatatccagcaactttgcacagccattgaagaggagtggaccaacattccacaggccacaatcaacaacctgatcaactctatgcgaaggagaagTGTTGCACTGcttgaggcaaatggtggtcacaccagatactgactggttttcggacccccctgaatccccccaatacagtaaaactgcacattttagagtggcctcgttcagctcatgaaaaatgggggcaaaaacaaaagtgttgcgtttataattttgttcagtgtatttaaTTATAAGATTAGAAACATATGAGCATTATTGTTTAAACTGTAATTTCTATGCTTTAGACATACTGAATCATCTAAAAGATAGACTCAGACCTTATAAAAGTTATCAGCGACACGTTGCAATGCTTGTTGCATCTTATTAAAAAAgctttatatatacagtataagtgAAAAAAGTATATACTTGAGTCTATCATTAAAAATAGAAGCATTTGACCTTCGAGCAACAGAcaccattaatatttaaatgatgtttcGTGTGACAGTGTGTTAGTGTCTCACCGCTGGCTTTAGCAGCAAGCGCACACACGCTCTCCACTGTGATGTGTCCGGTGGGGATAGTGAAGGTGGTCTCCGAATTTAAACTGGGGCTGTAGTACAGGTGCACCTGCAGGGCAGAGTCACAGCTGGACTTCTGACTGCCAGCCCTTTCGCTCTTCATCAAGGGCACCTCTTCCTCTTCACTCATGATCACCAAAGCAATCTTGATTGGACAGAAAGAACTAGATCATTTCTTCTCAGCAGATGCACGTGTTCACTGACCGTTATTTCTTTCCAAAATAATGCATGTAGCTCAAAATAGGATGTAATGAAAATGAGACAAATGGTTATTTCTgataaaaagctcattttaaagtcttaactgaacatttacaaaaacattattaaggTATTTGGTTGACTTTTGCTTATGACTGATTATGAATACAATTTCCACTTTATCAcacattctaaaaaaaaaaagttaaatttctTCTGCTGTGGTTTTCAGAGGCCCCAGCTATAgaaaactgaccccaaacagaAGCAATGTTTCTATTTTGGTTAACAGATAACAGcacaatttacaaaaagtgcatGCACTTTGAGATTCAACAGAGGGTTAAATTTTAATACTGTCAAATGAGCTTTAAGTCGGAAGTGAATTTGAAAGGTTTatttgcaattattattattattatttttgggaccccaaacataaatacaacaagGCTGATTTCAGCAGAACTTGATGGTTACTGTTAGTATTACACAAAACAGAAGGTGGTAGCATTGTACTGTAAAGAAGTGGATTATTGTTAACACCAGTTCTTGGAACCGTGGTGGTCATAAGGTTGATCGAAGTGAGCTCATCCTTCTCATGTTGGCGATCTGTACTTTCCGTAACAAACTAAAACATGAAGGGTGCTTTCCCAGAGATTTCCAATATTAAGCCATTAAGAGTAAAgaatttaataaacattaagAATTTGAAATTAAACTTAGGTTACACAAGTTTCGTTTGGTTTCGATAATGTCACTGGCTGTTAAACATCGTAGTGGAACATCCCATTACATTCTATtccaataatacaataatatgtgtacaaacaaacagacaaacacgAAGCATACAACGCCACACTCACAAAATGTACATTCGTAATCACGTGACTTCCACTGGCATATGCTCTGAAATGGTATTTTTCATATTTCGATTCTAATAAAGACAACTGAGAGGTGTTACCTGAAGTTATTTAAGAAGAAACGTTAATAATTTGTTCATGTTGATGCGAAGAGCTGTGTAAATTTCACTCAGGCTTGGCTGTTGTGAACCTCTGATGGGAGGGATCAAATGAGACTAGTTTCCGGCAAGAGACAAACCACAGAGGCATCTAATTTCTAGACTGCTTTAGCAAGATCAACAGCACTTGATGTTTCTTTACTGGTCGGCCTCATCTGGCATCTCGGTTTCTAGACCTGTGAGCAGGTCATAAACTAAACACAGACCCACCTCTGCATATCATGAAGTACAAGCATAGTGTATTTATAAGCGTGTGAGAGCAAAACAGGGAGGGTGTTTGCTAGGGCTGCTGGGTTTGTTGCTTTCTTTACGTGGGAAGAGTGAAACTGTGGTTTCCTCTTTCTCTGCTAGTGAGCGGCGGGTTTGTTATTTCCGCCTGCATAGAAAAACCGAGTAGGTTTTCTTCCGTTTGGCCTGATACAACCAAGTGCTATATGAaactttcatttaaataattttcatcaGAAAGTATAATGTGCAACTGATATTAGTATTGACATTTCAGTTTATTGTGAATGTGACAGGGGCACTCCATCATTCAACAGCTTATCTGAGCAATACAGGTACAAATGAtacaaatattcaaaatatgcaTGAATTGTACAGGTTCAAAACATAAACACTGACAAAAATTCATCTTGATTCTGATgacttttagtttgtttgttttttttaggcaCATTCAGGTGACTTTTCTAGGTCATAACTCAGAGCTTAGAAATGCTGAGGAATTAATATCCCAATAATGAGCCTCGTTTTATATCTTTAGACACAGAAATAATATCCCTGTCTGccacaaacaaatgaaatgcattatttattattgtggTATATAAAATGGATCTTTGTACTGTGTTAAATTATTTCAGGCTACGTATTCTCTAATTCAGACTAATAATCAGACATACTTTCACAGTTAATAATTTAGAAAAGAATCATAATGATATATCTCTATTAAAAGCAttcagttaattaaattactttCAGATCACTTTAGTGTGCATGCTTATGCTTTCTTCTCTTCTGTACTTGGCTAGGAATGAAAGTGAACTGACATACAGGTGCGACGCAGGTGTATGATGAACAGAAACCTACTGTGCATGATTTTGTACTACGAAAGAAGGCACTATTGTTTAATAGGTCAATGAATCATCTTTCAAATCAGGTGATGATGGTCAGGTATTCGGTAATGCCAATCAAAACAGAGATAACCAAATCAACAAGGCTTTGATATTTTTGATATGAGAGTCTGTACGGAATGTAGTCTGCATTTCATCATTAATGcggtatttctttaaaaacttcGTTTGGAAATGGAAAACGAACTTGTAACTTGTTTTACTTTACAAAGCCAATTCTGCACCTGTCTAAACATCAACTTTGTTCAGTAAAACATCGTGTTTATCAGCAGTGGCAAAAAGTTCTTTCGGACTGAGAAGGATTTCTGTGGGATTGTTTGACGTAGTTTCATTCTGTAGAAACAAGAATATGATTTCATcagtgttattattgttaactaaaaaaaaaatggtttttgttgactgaaataaagctgaaaaaaaaaaaaaaaaaatatatatatatatatatatatatatatatactgtattaaacTTACAAAAACTTTTAGATTAGAAATATTGCTTTGGCAATAagtaagtactaaaattacaactaaaaaaacaaatatacatacaaacacacacacacacatatatgtatatgtatataaatataaaaactaataaaaatgacaaaagcacacaacaaaataaaaaaataaaaactgaaaatataaaaataaaagcttatttaaaatattaataaataaatactataattatatttaaataatgcttTCCAGGTGGTAAGAACTGGGATGcaagtaaaagtaaattaattGTTACTACCGTGAAACTTACCAAGTTATGACAGGATGCATTGCATGTCTTTTGTTCCAAGTTCCATCGTAACAAACCAGGACTGATAGAATCCTTCTTGGTGGGTCCTGTAGTAACACGGCACATAGTCATTTGAAGGTAAAGTAGTAACATCTGTAagacattttcatttcttttaacTATTGTGTTAGCAATAGTGTAAGTGAGTTTCTCTCACCTGTAATGTAACTAACCACCACACCTACCAGCACGACTGCACTAGTTGACAGGGCTCCAAAGTACAGGTAGGATATTGAATAGATATTTTGAAGGCTGTATGAATTTAgttgaaaaaagaaaactgtgCTATATTTTACATGAGAAACATTCTGCAAGTAATTAAAGTCACACAAAATTTTggtcattataaaatataatacaactTTGACTCTCACCCATAATCCAGAGGGACTGATGATGCCAAGATAGAAGATTCAGTGACTGTTATGGTGCTGTTAAGTGTTGCATTACTTGCCAGACAGTGACCAGCGCTAGTGGGTAAAACACCCATAATTTGTGGTGAAGGAGGATAAATTGTGCTTCCAACAGCAAGCCATAGAGACAGACAGGATCCCACAGCCACACCTGAGAACACCCCCTATAAGATGTGAGAAATATTACACTGCTATTCATCGAGTGGAGCAATAGAATAACATGGTGGGCTGTGATGTTTATGGAGTCTTACTGGTTTATTTGTGGCTGGAACAAACATGCCCAGCACAAATGCTCCCAGGAGTGGACCGTTCACTACCCCCATGACTGTGAACGAACCCTGAGGTTATTAGAGAAAAAGCTGGTTAGAGCACAGACACATAGACTGAAATACACCCTGCCTAAAATGCCACAGTAATTCCAGTAGTTCATATTGTACCTGAAGGACTCCCCAGTCCAGCAAGGAGGAGAGCGCAGCCATTGTAATGCAGCCAAGCCCATACAACAGTGCTGTTTTACACATGCAAACAAATAATGGTGAAATTAGTTGTCATTGTAGTCATATTTATGAACATTATCAAATCGATATCAGCAGATACTTGCAGAAAAACATAATCATCTTATACTTAAGTATAAGTAGTTACAGCTTTGTATGAAAAACAAGTCTCACCAATAGTTTTGATGCATTATGAATTTAAATCAAGATAGAATTATTTTGCATTAAGAAATGATACCTTTTTGAGACCTTTTTTAATGAAGGCAGCACAacaattacataattatatattaatataaaatataattatagaatatattacataaatacattagAATGATATAAATTGCAAACTAAAACAATCAAAGCTAAATCgtaatattaaaaaactaataaaaatgacaaaagcacataacaaatctaatcaaacttaaactaaaatgtaaactgaaattataaaaataaatccaaattcaaaatattattaaatactatgtgtgtgtgtgtgtgtgtgaataatatgaaagatcttatttttcccttactttcaaataaatatatctcAGATTTTTATCTATAATTAAGTGAAATGCAAGATTTGGTCTGAATACATGCAATAAGCTATTGCTCGCACTTTGGGGTCTTGTCATAAGATACTAATGTTACTTGCACCATAGGAAAGAAGTTGTTGCTTTTGACCGTACATAATAACTTGGAGAGCAAGAGCTGTTTTCTCTGTGAAACAGTGATTAGCCACGGCTTCATTACATCCTCCATAGTAACAGCTGCCATGGCGTTAATGCTGGTGGAGACAGTACTGTGGAAACAGAAGCGGGTGGTTTATTCCATTTGTAACAGTAATCAACACCTCACTGGAGGTTCTGATAGTTTCAAGCACCTTAAAGTTCCACTGTAGGCACAGGCTAGAAAAAGACCCGGGAAGCCTGGATGATTACGGAAAATGTCCAAAACCAGGTACGGCATGTactgtgaaaataaaaagacatttgggttgcttaaaacaataatttcacccaaaaatgggaatttgttgaaattttactcaggccatccaaaataTAGATAAGTTCGTTTCTTAATTTGGAAAAGATTTGGACAAATTTAGCATTACGTCATTTGCTCAGCAGcggatcctctgtagtgaatgggtgccatcagaatgagagtccaaacagctgataaaaacatcacaataatccacacgactccagtccattaataaatttgttgttaagtaaaaagctgcatgtttacagtaaataaatccaACATTAAGgcaatttcaactttatttcttctAGTGAAAAATTTGTCTCagctgaatcaggagagaaatgtgcacagatcaagcatcatcagttgtaaacaaatattttgatgGATTTttatgtgagaggacaacatgggatggactttttaactggagaaaatgttattatggattaACGACTGGTATTTTGTCCAGAAGTGATGGGTTACAGCTAAAAACCTTATTATGGATTTGTTTCcaaacaagcagcttttcacatcacaagatgttaactgaagTCGTGTGGACAtccattctgacggcacccattcactgcagaggatccattggtgagcaaatgaggtaatgctacatttctccaaatctgttgaaaaaactcatttacgtacatcttggatggcctgagggggTGACTAAatattcagcaaattttcattttttcttaaatttcaATAGTTCAATAGTTAAATTTTGGTTTCaacaaaagcatttaaaacagaaaaggtTTATTCCAGCCACAAATAAACcagtaataattataatatcaatttcttaaaagaaaaaagaaaaacatacaaatttaATAGTTATCACTTGTAGTAGGTGCAGGTAATTCTGTTTATGTAGGTTTTGATTTACCTGGTCAGGAGCAGAAATTCTGCCGGTCTTCAGTGGGTCACAGCTGGAGTATAAAGCAAACATCACAATGCCACATGTGGCTGCACTGCTCACAATCAGACACAGACCCACCTGATTAACCAGCAGCGCTCTGCAGCACAAGAGTGACACTCAGTGGATCTGTATCTCAGTGAATGAGAACAGAAAATACAGTATGTTAGAGTTCTT is a window encoding:
- the slc5a5 gene encoding sodium/iodide cotransporter isoform X1, whose translation is MASDLDRPGFCLVDYVVFAAMLGVSVAIGLFQSLRKSSGRSNVDSFFTGGRDFSAVPVGLSLCASFMSAVQVLGVPSEAYLYGFKFLYMCLGQALNSLITAVLFVPVFYRLKITSSSQYLGMRFGRGMQLLGSLQFIVATLLYTGIVIFAPAVILNQATGINMWASLFSTGLICTFYTTVGGMKAVIWTDVFQIVVMLSGFIAVFIQGTILAGGPARVLEIANNGSRINFNDFVINPQMRYSFWSFTVGGTMVWLSMYGANQAQVQRYISCRTEKQAQLALLVNQVGLCLIVSSAATCGIVMFALYSSCDPLKTGRISAPDQYMPYLVLDIFRNHPGFPGLFLACAYSGTLSTVSTSINAMAAVTMEDVMKPWLITVSQRKQLLLSKLLSLLYGLGCITMAALSSLLDWGVLQGSFTVMGVVNGPLLGAFVLGMFVPATNKPGVFSGVAVGSCLSLWLAVGSTIYPPSPQIMGVLPTSAGHCLASNATLNSTITVTESSILASSVPLDYGLQNIYSISYLYFGALSTSAVVLVGVVVSYITGPTKKDSISPGLLRWNLEQKTCNASCHNLNETTSNNPTEILLSPKELFATADKHDVLLNKVDV
- the slc5a5 gene encoding sodium/iodide cotransporter isoform X2; this translates as MASDLDRPGFCLVDYVVFAAMLGVSVAIGLFQSLRKSSGRSNVDSFFTGGRDFSAVPVGLSLCASFMSAVQVLGVPSEAYLYGFKFLYMCLGQALNSLITAVLFVPVFYRLKITSSSQYLGMRFGRGMQLLGSLQFIVATLLYTGIVIFAPAVILNQATGINMWASLFSTGLICTFYTTVGGMKAVIWTDVFQIVVMLSGFIAVFIQGTILAGGPARVLEIANNGSRINFNDFVINPQMRYSFWSFTVGGTMVWLSMYGANQAQVQRYISCRTEKQAQLALLVNQTGRISAPDQYMPYLVLDIFRNHPGFPGLFLACAYSGTLSTVSTSINAMAAVTMEDVMKPWLITVSQRKQLLLSKLLSLLYGLGCITMAALSSLLDWGVLQGSFTVMGVVNGPLLGAFVLGMFVPATNKPGVFSGVAVGSCLSLWLAVGSTIYPPSPQIMGVLPTSAGHCLASNATLNSTITVTESSILASSVPLDYGLQNIYSISYLYFGALSTSAVVLVGVVVSYITGPTKKDSISPGLLRWNLEQKTCNASCHNLNETTSNNPTEILLSPKELFATADKHDVLLNKVDV